One genomic region from Ornithinimicrobium flavum encodes:
- a CDS encoding DUF2382 domain-containing protein codes for MSITQEQINDLYDAEVVTQDDDNLGGVGEVYLDDQTGEPSWISVKTGWFGARQSLVPLQDADLSGGRIRVPHTKDTIKNAPNVDADQHLSEEEQDELFRYYSGAGVDTSRYGADGLDDRRDVTEADPAVAGGFSAGGADSDLDRDRGTLADTDRDSDVDRDRGAGLGGDRDLDVDRDRGAELGGGVGREREGSMTLHEEQVDVGTERVETGRVRLRKHVVTDQETVTVPVQREEFEVVREPVAGEDARDGARLGEDEAEVTLHEERPVVDKDVVATERVGLEKQTVTDEQQVVTDVSHEEVDVDRDTTGDAGIADGGPRQGDWDGDGVRGEGLDLDGDNRRG; via the coding sequence GTGAGCATCACCCAGGAGCAGATCAACGACCTCTACGACGCCGAGGTCGTGACCCAGGACGACGACAACCTCGGTGGGGTCGGTGAGGTGTACCTCGACGACCAGACCGGCGAGCCGTCGTGGATCTCGGTCAAGACGGGCTGGTTCGGTGCCCGGCAGAGCCTGGTCCCTCTGCAGGACGCGGACCTCTCCGGCGGGCGGATCCGTGTCCCGCACACCAAGGACACCATCAAGAACGCGCCGAACGTCGACGCGGACCAGCACCTGTCGGAGGAGGAGCAGGACGAGCTCTTCCGCTACTACAGCGGGGCGGGTGTCGACACGAGCCGCTACGGCGCCGACGGGTTGGACGACCGTCGCGACGTGACCGAGGCCGACCCGGCCGTCGCCGGCGGCTTCAGCGCCGGGGGCGCCGACAGTGACCTGGACCGCGACCGAGGGACGCTGGCGGACACCGACCGCGACTCGGACGTGGACCGCGACCGCGGAGCGGGGCTCGGCGGGGACCGTGACCTGGACGTCGACCGGGACCGCGGTGCCGAGCTCGGTGGGGGTGTGGGCCGCGAGCGTGAGGGGTCCATGACCCTGCACGAGGAGCAGGTGGACGTCGGGACCGAGCGCGTCGAGACGGGGAGGGTGCGGCTGCGCAAGCACGTCGTGACCGACCAGGAGACCGTCACCGTGCCGGTGCAGCGTGAGGAGTTCGAGGTCGTCCGGGAGCCGGTGGCCGGTGAGGACGCCCGGGACGGCGCTCGGCTGGGTGAGGACGAGGCTGAGGTCACGCTGCACGAGGAGCGCCCTGTCGTGGACAAGGACGTGGTCGCCACCGAGCGCGTCGGCCTGGAGAAGCAGACCGTCACCGACGAGCAGCAGGTCGTCACCGACGTCTCGCACGAGGAGGTCGACGTCGACCGGGACACCACGGGAGACGCCGGGATCGCTGACGGTGGACCCCGCCAGGGGGACTGGGACGGCGACGGCGTGCGTGGCGAGGGCCTGGACCTGGACGGTGACAACCGCCGCGGCTGA
- a CDS encoding PRC-barrel domain-containing protein: MITQEQLNALYDADVVDQDGEKVGALDQVYIDNATGDPAWLTVRTGWIAGRRCFCPLSNAEIVDAQIRLAYTVEMIKGAPDIPVDRHLTEDEEEQLLEYYSVDEGPAPSA, from the coding sequence GTGATCACGCAGGAACAGCTCAACGCGCTCTACGACGCGGACGTGGTGGACCAGGACGGCGAGAAGGTCGGCGCGCTGGACCAGGTCTACATCGACAACGCCACGGGCGACCCTGCCTGGCTGACCGTCCGGACCGGGTGGATCGCCGGTCGCCGGTGCTTCTGCCCCCTGTCCAACGCCGAGATCGTCGACGCGCAGATCCGTCTGGCCTACACCGTCGAGATGATCAAGGGTGCTCCTGACATCCCCGTCGACCGGCACCTGACGGAGGACGAGGAGGAGCAGCTCCTGGAGTACTACTCCGTCGACGAGGGCCCCGCGCCCTCGGCCTGA
- the lexA gene encoding transcriptional repressor LexA: MATIHEMPDRDGGATLTNRQRRVLDVIRDSVDARGYPPSLREIGDAVGLTSPSSVAHQLKMLERKGFLRRDPHRPRAIEVVNPGAEGHGYRRGDTDGGTVSPTTETTYDETGIGDSRPRPSYVPLVGRIAAGGPILAEEAVEDVFPLPRQLVGDGELFLLNVVGDSMVDAAICDGDWVVVRRQPTAVNGDIVAAMLDNEATVKTFRNTNGKTWLIPHNPAYEPIDGDHAVILGKVTAVLRRV; encoded by the coding sequence ATGGCCACGATTCACGAGATGCCCGACCGGGACGGTGGGGCGACGCTCACCAACCGGCAGCGGCGCGTCCTCGACGTCATCCGCGACTCGGTCGACGCCCGGGGCTACCCGCCCAGCCTGCGCGAGATCGGTGACGCGGTGGGCCTGACCTCCCCCAGCTCGGTGGCGCACCAGCTGAAGATGCTCGAGCGCAAGGGTTTCCTGCGGCGCGACCCGCACCGTCCTCGTGCCATCGAGGTCGTCAACCCCGGCGCAGAGGGGCACGGCTACCGCCGCGGTGACACCGACGGGGGCACGGTGAGCCCCACGACCGAGACGACCTACGACGAGACGGGGATCGGTGACTCCCGCCCCCGCCCGTCCTACGTCCCGCTCGTGGGCCGGATCGCCGCCGGTGGACCGATCCTGGCGGAGGAGGCCGTGGAGGACGTCTTCCCGCTGCCCCGGCAGCTCGTCGGCGACGGCGAGCTCTTCCTGCTCAACGTGGTGGGCGACTCGATGGTGGACGCCGCCATCTGCGACGGTGACTGGGTGGTGGTGCGTCGTCAGCCGACGGCCGTGAACGGCGACATCGTGGCGGCGATGCTGGACAACGAGGCCACGGTGAAGACGTTCCGCAACACCAACGGCAAGACCTGGCTCATCCCCCACAACCCCGCCTACGAGCCGATCGACGGCGACCACGCCGTCATCCTCGGCAAGGTCACGGCCGTCCTGCGACGCGTCTGA
- a CDS encoding LysM peptidoglycan-binding domain-containing protein: MVALVVASVIGLLGPAGATTSVVVEPGMTLSQIAAEQLPDVPLSRAIVDIQQANRLSTTSIAAGQELVIPSR, translated from the coding sequence GTGGTGGCCCTCGTCGTCGCCTCCGTCATCGGCCTTTTGGGGCCCGCGGGAGCGACGACCTCGGTGGTCGTCGAGCCCGGCATGACCCTGTCTCAGATCGCGGCCGAGCAGCTGCCGGACGTCCCGCTGAGCCGGGCGATCGTCGACATCCAGCAGGCCAACAGGTTGTCGACGACGTCCATCGCGGCGGGTCAGGAGCTGGTGATCCCGTCCCGCTGA
- a CDS encoding glycoside hydrolase family 65 protein — MDRSRFPLDPWRLVETAYDREDLGVTETLFSVSNGYLGMRGNVEEGRDTHTHGTYVNGFHETWDIHHAEDAYGLARVGQTIVDVPDPKTIKLYVDDEPLLLATADLEQYERAIDLRTGILTRDVVCRTSSGKRVRISSTRMTSVVERHLAVMTFEVEMLDGHAAVTVSSQLLNRQDGSDEYHVRAQALGEAADPRRAEAFEHRVLQPVLHEDVEGRLLLGYRTRSSGMTIATMVDHTLETDNSFSESSTLSPDVGKCVFRVDAREGRPVRLTKMVAVHTSRGVPPRELADRCARTLDRAAERGLEALRAEHAESWARFWLESDVEVEGKGLEHVQQAVRWNLFQLGQATLRAGAHGIAAKGLTGSGYGGHYFWDTECYVLPFLVHTHPQAARNALRFRHGMLDAARRRAAEMAQYGALFPWRTINGEEASAFYAAGTAQYHINADIAYALMRYVRATGDRQFLLDQGVDILVETARLWVDLGFWQTNGDTRFHIHSVTGPDEYTTVVNDNLFTNVMAQLNLRAAVEAVRELQVSDPRGLARAGARLRLGEHEVEAWERAADGMFIPYDEQTGVHPQDAHFLEREIWNLDETPDEKRPLLLHYHPLVIYRFQVLKQADVVLALYLAGDQFTQPEKRADFDYYDPITTGDSSLSAVVQAIMAAEVGYDELALRYFHTGLFVDLDDRHDNTSEGVHVASSGGTWSALVAGFGGMRDHGGVLSLDPRLPEGWETLTWRMRWRGSRLRVRVAQESLALRVETGEAVQVAVRGERVDVGREEVLVTMDGHGPRDGGAPFGHTAQQGSPTERDPQRARDSAPDPTGVVPHSWSHEVVDPTGPVPVHRPPGSSDQPPT, encoded by the coding sequence ATGGACCGCAGCCGCTTCCCCCTGGACCCCTGGCGCCTGGTGGAGACCGCCTACGACCGCGAGGACCTCGGTGTGACCGAGACCCTCTTCTCCGTGTCCAACGGCTACCTCGGGATGCGGGGCAACGTCGAGGAGGGCCGGGACACCCACACCCACGGCACCTACGTCAACGGCTTCCACGAGACCTGGGACATCCACCACGCCGAGGACGCCTACGGCCTCGCGCGCGTCGGGCAGACGATCGTGGACGTGCCGGACCCCAAGACGATCAAGCTCTACGTCGACGACGAGCCGCTCCTGCTGGCGACCGCGGACCTGGAGCAGTACGAGCGGGCGATCGACCTGCGCACCGGCATCCTCACGCGGGACGTCGTGTGTCGCACCAGCTCCGGCAAGCGGGTGCGGATCAGCAGCACCCGGATGACCTCGGTGGTGGAGCGCCACCTGGCGGTGATGACCTTCGAGGTCGAGATGCTGGACGGCCACGCCGCCGTCACCGTCTCCAGCCAGCTGCTCAACCGGCAGGACGGCTCGGACGAGTACCACGTGCGCGCCCAGGCGCTGGGCGAGGCCGCGGACCCCCGACGCGCCGAGGCCTTCGAACACCGCGTCCTCCAGCCGGTGCTCCACGAGGACGTCGAGGGGCGCCTGCTGCTGGGCTACCGCACCCGCAGCTCGGGCATGACGATCGCGACGATGGTCGACCACACCCTCGAGACCGACAACTCCTTCAGCGAGAGTTCCACGCTCTCGCCGGACGTCGGCAAGTGCGTCTTCCGGGTCGACGCCCGGGAGGGACGCCCGGTGCGCCTCACCAAGATGGTGGCCGTCCACACCTCCCGCGGCGTCCCGCCGCGAGAGCTCGCCGACCGGTGCGCCCGCACCCTGGACCGCGCGGCCGAGCGGGGCCTGGAGGCCCTGCGTGCCGAGCACGCCGAGAGCTGGGCGCGCTTCTGGCTGGAGTCCGACGTGGAGGTCGAGGGCAAGGGTCTCGAGCACGTCCAGCAGGCCGTGCGCTGGAACCTCTTCCAGCTCGGGCAGGCCACGCTCCGGGCCGGTGCGCACGGGATCGCCGCCAAGGGGCTGACCGGCTCCGGCTACGGCGGACACTACTTCTGGGACACCGAGTGCTACGTCCTGCCCTTCCTGGTCCACACCCACCCGCAGGCGGCCCGCAACGCGCTGCGCTTCCGGCACGGGATGCTCGACGCCGCGCGGCGCCGGGCCGCGGAGATGGCGCAGTACGGCGCGCTCTTCCCGTGGCGGACCATCAACGGCGAGGAGGCCTCCGCCTTCTACGCGGCGGGCACGGCGCAGTACCACATCAACGCCGACATCGCCTACGCGCTCATGCGGTACGTCCGGGCCACGGGCGACCGCCAGTTCCTCCTCGACCAGGGGGTCGACATCCTGGTCGAGACCGCCCGGTTGTGGGTGGACCTGGGCTTCTGGCAGACCAACGGGGACACCCGCTTCCACATCCACTCGGTGACCGGCCCGGACGAGTACACGACCGTCGTCAACGACAACCTCTTCACCAACGTCATGGCGCAGCTCAACCTGCGCGCGGCTGTCGAGGCGGTGCGCGAGCTGCAGGTCTCCGACCCCAGGGGCCTGGCCCGGGCCGGCGCCCGGCTCCGGCTGGGCGAGCACGAGGTCGAGGCCTGGGAGCGGGCCGCCGACGGCATGTTCATCCCCTACGACGAGCAGACCGGCGTGCACCCCCAGGACGCGCACTTCCTCGAGCGGGAGATCTGGAACCTCGACGAGACGCCGGACGAGAAGCGCCCGCTGCTCCTGCACTACCACCCGCTGGTCATCTACCGCTTCCAGGTGCTCAAGCAGGCCGACGTCGTGCTGGCCCTCTACCTGGCCGGCGACCAGTTCACCCAGCCCGAGAAGCGGGCCGACTTCGACTACTACGACCCGATCACCACCGGTGACTCGTCCTTGTCGGCGGTGGTCCAGGCGATCATGGCCGCGGAGGTGGGGTATGACGAGCTAGCGCTGCGCTACTTCCACACCGGCCTGTTCGTCGACCTGGACGACCGGCACGACAACACCTCCGAGGGGGTGCACGTCGCCTCCAGCGGCGGGACGTGGAGCGCGCTGGTGGCGGGCTTCGGCGGGATGCGGGACCACGGCGGCGTGCTCAGCCTCGACCCGCGGCTCCCCGAGGGCTGGGAGACCCTGACGTGGCGTATGCGGTGGCGCGGCTCGCGGCTGCGGGTGCGGGTGGCTCAGGAATCGCTGGCCCTGCGGGTGGAGACAGGCGAGGCGGTGCAGGTGGCCGTGCGGGGCGAGCGGGTGGACGTCGGCCGGGAGGAGGTGCTGGTGACGATGGACGGTCACGGCCCCCGGGATGGCGGTGCCCCCTTCGGGCACACCGCCCAGCAGGGCTCACCCACGGAGCGCGACCCGCAGCGGGCGAGGGACAGCGCCCCCGACCCCACCGGCGTGGTGCCGCACAGCTGGTCGCACGAGGTCGTCGACCCGACCGGACCCGTGCCCGTGCACCGACCGCCGGGCAGCTCGGACCAGCCTCCCACCTGA
- a CDS encoding HAD family hydrolase, with product MDWDSVDAALFDLDGVLTPTAEVHMRAWEVMFTRFLDGLPQEHDPYTDADYFAHVDGRPRYEGVAAFLSSRGIELPQGDPDDSPDELTVCGLGNRKNALFNEVLEAEGIEAYPGSVQLLDALPDLGVAMAVVSSSRNATDVLRTAGLADRFTVVVDGVVATEQGLPGKPEPDTFRYAAQQLGADPARCVVLEDAVSGVAAGAAGGFARVIGVDRGVGAETLREHGADEVVTDLARLLP from the coding sequence GTGGACTGGGACAGCGTGGACGCCGCCCTCTTCGACCTCGACGGTGTGCTGACGCCCACCGCGGAGGTCCACATGCGGGCCTGGGAGGTGATGTTCACCCGTTTCCTCGACGGCCTGCCGCAGGAGCACGACCCCTACACCGACGCCGACTACTTCGCCCACGTCGACGGCCGGCCCCGCTACGAGGGCGTGGCGGCCTTCCTGTCCTCGCGCGGGATCGAGCTGCCCCAGGGCGACCCCGACGACAGCCCGGACGAGCTGACCGTCTGCGGCCTGGGCAACCGGAAGAACGCCCTGTTCAACGAGGTCCTGGAGGCTGAGGGGATCGAGGCCTACCCCGGGTCGGTGCAGCTGCTGGACGCCCTGCCCGACCTCGGGGTCGCGATGGCGGTGGTCTCCTCGTCCAGGAACGCCACCGACGTCCTGCGCACCGCGGGCCTCGCCGACCGGTTCACCGTGGTCGTCGACGGCGTCGTGGCGACCGAGCAGGGCCTGCCCGGCAAGCCGGAGCCCGACACGTTCCGGTATGCGGCGCAGCAGCTGGGGGCCGACCCGGCCCGCTGCGTGGTCCTCGAGGACGCGGTCTCCGGGGTGGCCGCGGGCGCCGCGGGTGGTTTCGCCCGGGTCATCGGGGTCGACCGCGGGGTGGGCGCCGAGACGCTCCGCGAGCACGGCGCCGACGAGGTCGTCACCGACCTGGCGCGGCTCCTCCCGTGA
- a CDS encoding RecQ family ATP-dependent DNA helicase, which produces MQQLEQTDLSGPSGAPGQLDTDARVALRRLVGREDADFRDGQLEAVRALVEDRSRVLVVQRTGWGKSAVYFVATALRRAHGAGPTVIVSPLLALMRDQIAAAARAGVRAVTMNSANATEWDEVRQALAEDRVDVLLVSPERLNNPRFRDEQLPDLARRCGLLVVDEAHCISDWGHDFRPDYRRIRTLLDALPEGTPVLATTATANERVVDDVVEQLGAGGAQVRTIRGPLARASLRLGVLPRLTPEQRLGWLLAHLGTLPGSGIIYCLTVSAAEDVAEALRGAGHEVAAYTGRTDTEERERLEGALRDNQVKALVATSALGMGFDKPDLGFVVHLGAPSSPVAYYQQVGRAGRATERADVLLLPGSEDRDIWNYFATVSMPRQDQADAVLTALAEAGRPMSTPALETVVDVRRTRLELLLKVLDVEGAVAKVQGGWTATGQPWVFDKERYTRVAEARVREAELMLAYQATDGCRMAFLQECLDDGTAQPCGRCDRCAGTWFPTEIPEESVGSARDRLGAVGVPVEPRGQWPTGMPRLGVDVKGKIRPEEQAGVGRALARLSDLGWGQRLRAVLAAGESRPDPDVPDDPELGPAMTPGQPVPEDVTRAVVQVLAGWGWDQRPVGLVAMPSRRRPAVVGSLAEQISQIGRLPLLGTLDLVHGGPVGEPGGNSAFRLANVWERIGVGPQLREALASTRGPVLLVDDVVDSRWTITVAARELRLAGAEAVLPLVLAVEG; this is translated from the coding sequence ATGCAGCAGCTGGAGCAGACCGACCTGTCCGGGCCGAGCGGGGCGCCGGGGCAGCTGGACACCGACGCGCGGGTGGCGCTGCGGCGCCTCGTCGGGCGGGAGGACGCCGACTTCCGTGACGGTCAGCTGGAGGCGGTCAGGGCCCTGGTGGAGGACCGGTCCCGCGTGCTCGTCGTGCAGCGCACGGGGTGGGGCAAGTCGGCGGTCTACTTCGTGGCGACGGCGCTGCGCCGGGCCCATGGCGCCGGCCCGACCGTGATCGTCTCGCCGCTCCTGGCGCTGATGCGCGACCAGATCGCGGCCGCGGCCCGCGCAGGCGTGCGCGCCGTGACGATGAACTCCGCCAACGCGACCGAGTGGGACGAGGTCCGGCAGGCGCTCGCCGAGGACCGGGTCGACGTGCTCCTCGTCAGTCCCGAGCGGCTCAACAACCCGCGTTTCCGTGACGAGCAGCTGCCCGACCTGGCGCGGCGGTGCGGGCTGCTCGTCGTCGACGAGGCCCACTGCATCTCCGACTGGGGGCACGACTTCCGGCCCGACTACCGACGGATCCGGACCCTGCTGGACGCCCTGCCCGAGGGCACGCCCGTGCTGGCGACGACCGCGACCGCGAACGAGCGCGTCGTGGACGACGTCGTCGAGCAGCTGGGCGCGGGGGGTGCGCAGGTGCGGACCATCCGGGGGCCGCTCGCACGGGCCTCGCTGCGGCTGGGCGTCCTGCCGCGCCTGACCCCCGAGCAGCGGCTGGGATGGCTCCTGGCGCACCTCGGGACGCTGCCGGGCAGCGGGATCATCTACTGCCTGACCGTCTCGGCCGCCGAGGACGTCGCCGAGGCCCTGCGCGGGGCCGGGCACGAGGTGGCGGCCTACACCGGCCGGACGGACACCGAGGAACGGGAGCGGCTGGAGGGTGCGCTGCGGGACAACCAGGTCAAGGCCCTCGTGGCGACGAGCGCGCTGGGGATGGGCTTCGACAAGCCCGACCTGGGCTTCGTCGTCCACCTCGGCGCGCCCAGCTCGCCGGTGGCTTACTACCAGCAGGTCGGTCGTGCGGGCCGCGCCACCGAGCGGGCCGACGTGCTGCTGCTGCCGGGCTCGGAGGACCGGGACATCTGGAACTACTTCGCCACGGTCTCCATGCCCCGGCAGGACCAGGCCGACGCCGTGCTGACCGCACTGGCCGAGGCCGGCCGCCCGATGTCGACCCCCGCCTTGGAGACGGTCGTCGACGTGCGGCGGACCCGGCTGGAGCTGCTGCTCAAGGTGCTCGACGTCGAGGGTGCGGTCGCCAAGGTCCAGGGCGGCTGGACCGCCACCGGGCAGCCGTGGGTCTTCGACAAGGAGCGCTACACCCGGGTGGCGGAGGCCCGCGTGCGCGAGGCCGAGCTGATGCTGGCCTACCAGGCCACCGACGGGTGCCGCATGGCCTTCCTCCAGGAGTGCCTCGACGACGGCACGGCGCAGCCGTGCGGCCGGTGCGACCGCTGCGCCGGCACCTGGTTCCCCACCGAGATCCCCGAGGAGTCGGTCGGCTCCGCCCGGGACCGGCTGGGTGCGGTGGGGGTGCCCGTGGAGCCCCGGGGCCAGTGGCCGACGGGTATGCCGCGGCTCGGCGTGGACGTCAAGGGCAAGATCCGCCCCGAGGAGCAGGCCGGTGTCGGCCGCGCCCTGGCGCGGTTGTCCGACCTCGGCTGGGGCCAGCGGCTGCGGGCCGTGCTGGCGGCGGGGGAGTCGCGACCCGACCCGGACGTGCCGGACGACCCCGAGCTCGGGCCGGCCATGACCCCGGGGCAGCCGGTGCCGGAGGACGTGACGCGGGCCGTGGTCCAGGTGCTGGCCGGATGGGGCTGGGACCAGCGCCCCGTCGGGCTGGTCGCGATGCCCTCCCGACGTCGCCCGGCGGTGGTGGGCTCGCTCGCCGAGCAGATCAGCCAGATCGGCCGGCTGCCGCTGCTGGGCACCCTCGACCTGGTGCACGGCGGACCCGTGGGGGAGCCGGGCGGCAACAGCGCCTTCCGGCTCGCCAACGTGTGGGAGCGGATCGGCGTCGGGCCGCAGCTGCGCGAGGCGCTCGCCTCGACCAGGGGCCCGGTCCTCCTCGTCGACGACGTCGTGGACTCGCGCTGGACCATCACGGTCGCCGCGCGCGAGCTGAGGCTGGCCGGTGCCGAGGCGGTCCTGCCCCTGGTGCTGGCCGTCGAGGGCTGA
- a CDS encoding helix-turn-helix transcriptional regulator, translated as MPETVNGLRELRESRGWSQGRLAQEVGVSRQTINAIETGRFDPSLPLALRLALTFGRPVEHIFTLTT; from the coding sequence GTGCCTGAGACGGTCAACGGCCTCCGAGAGCTGAGGGAGTCCCGCGGCTGGAGCCAGGGCCGGCTGGCCCAGGAGGTGGGCGTCTCCCGGCAGACGATCAATGCCATCGAGACCGGGCGCTTCGACCCCAGCCTCCCGCTGGCCCTGCGGCTGGCGCTCACGTTCGGGCGCCCGGTCGAGCACATCTTCACCCTCACGACGTAG
- a CDS encoding cation-translocating P-type ATPase translates to MTLRTIVTAFGRVELSGTGYAPEGDAVLVPDERGKGVTTGTDAAEDLLVEARLVLIGGTVANNATICEQDGQWVVHGDPTEAAFVVASNKLGEVTERIGHYERRAEAPFTSERRMMSVLAHHDDRAESRVFTKGADVLLDRCVAERHGEEVVPLDDAARARHLAVVEALSGEGYRTLGVAYRVVHEGELQGPDGDVEHDLVLAGVVGIIDPPREEARAAVAAAHRAGVRTIMITGDHPATARRIATDLGIITEGQRAGTGVELEHLSDDALVDLVREVSVYERVAPHHKLRIVDALQRDGHVVAMTGDGVNDAPALKSADIGIAMGITGTEVTKEASRMILGDDNFATIVAASHRGRILFDNIGKFLRYMMSSNLGEVVTVFFGIVLAGLLGLRDTANPDALVVPLLATQILWINMVTDSVPALAMGVDPEIDDVMARPPRRPDRPILDRPMWARIVFTGTLMGAVTLLTMDLFLPGGLIEGSETFDTARTAGFTTLVLAQLLNALSSRSAAQSSFHRMFRNPWLWAAIGLVVVLQVVVVHVPVMQQAFTTVGLTGMQWLICLAMASVVLWAQEVVKLAHRMRDRRRTAPV, encoded by the coding sequence ATGACCCTGCGGACCATCGTCACCGCCTTCGGCCGGGTCGAGCTCTCCGGCACGGGGTACGCACCGGAGGGTGACGCCGTCCTCGTCCCCGACGAGCGGGGGAAGGGCGTCACGACCGGCACGGACGCCGCCGAGGACCTGCTCGTCGAGGCCCGGCTCGTCCTCATCGGCGGGACCGTCGCCAACAACGCGACCATCTGCGAGCAGGACGGCCAGTGGGTGGTCCACGGCGACCCGACCGAGGCAGCCTTCGTCGTCGCGAGCAACAAGCTGGGGGAGGTGACCGAGCGGATCGGGCACTACGAGCGGCGGGCCGAGGCTCCCTTCACCTCCGAGCGCAGGATGATGTCGGTCCTGGCCCACCACGACGACCGGGCGGAGAGCCGCGTCTTCACCAAGGGCGCCGACGTGCTGCTCGACCGCTGCGTCGCCGAGCGGCACGGCGAGGAGGTCGTCCCGCTCGACGACGCGGCCCGGGCCCGGCACCTGGCGGTCGTCGAGGCGCTGTCCGGCGAGGGCTACCGCACCCTGGGGGTCGCCTACCGCGTCGTCCACGAGGGCGAGCTGCAAGGCCCCGACGGGGACGTCGAGCACGACCTCGTCCTCGCCGGCGTGGTCGGGATCATCGACCCGCCGCGGGAGGAGGCCAGGGCCGCCGTGGCCGCCGCGCACCGCGCCGGGGTGCGCACCATCATGATCACCGGCGACCACCCCGCGACCGCACGGCGGATCGCGACCGACCTCGGGATCATCACCGAGGGCCAGCGCGCCGGCACCGGTGTCGAGCTGGAGCACCTGTCCGACGACGCTCTCGTCGACCTCGTCCGCGAGGTTAGCGTCTACGAGCGGGTCGCCCCACACCACAAGCTGCGGATCGTGGACGCCCTGCAGCGGGACGGGCACGTCGTGGCGATGACCGGTGACGGCGTCAACGACGCGCCGGCGCTCAAGAGCGCCGACATCGGCATCGCGATGGGGATCACCGGGACCGAGGTCACCAAGGAAGCCAGCCGGATGATCCTCGGTGACGACAACTTCGCGACGATCGTCGCCGCGAGCCACCGCGGCCGGATCCTCTTCGACAACATCGGCAAGTTCCTGCGCTACATGATGTCGTCGAACCTGGGTGAGGTCGTCACCGTCTTCTTCGGCATCGTGCTCGCCGGCCTGCTCGGACTGCGCGACACCGCGAACCCGGACGCGCTCGTCGTCCCGCTGCTCGCCACCCAGATCCTCTGGATCAACATGGTGACCGACTCCGTGCCGGCGCTCGCCATGGGTGTCGACCCCGAGATCGACGACGTCATGGCTCGGCCCCCGCGCCGCCCCGACCGGCCCATCCTCGACCGACCGATGTGGGCGCGGATCGTCTTCACCGGGACCCTCATGGGGGCGGTCACCCTGCTGACGATGGACCTCTTCCTGCCGGGTGGTCTGATCGAGGGCTCCGAGACCTTCGACACCGCACGCACCGCGGGGTTCACCACCCTCGTCCTCGCCCAGCTGCTCAACGCGCTCAGCTCCCGCTCGGCGGCGCAGAGCTCGTTCCACCGGATGTTCCGCAACCCGTGGCTGTGGGCGGCGATCGGTCTGGTCGTCGTCCTCCAGGTGGTCGTCGTCCACGTGCCCGTGATGCAGCAGGCCTTCACCACCGTGGGTCTGACCGGTATGCAGTGGCTCATCTGTCTGGCGATGGCCTCGGTCGTCCTCTGGGCCCAGGAGGTCGTCAAGCTGGCCCACCGCATGCGGGACCGGCGCCGCACAGCCCCCGTGTGA
- a CDS encoding CPBP family intramembrane glutamic endopeptidase, whose amino-acid sequence MPIAATSTEPATSQAPSALKLLPAAGVAASAFLLFGLMVGWPGHVVLLASLVTAYLVDRELFKDLLLIGVGIAIVSTTSVEADISWPNFFLLGVVLGGAVLVPVAIDRLVYRRRAIRFPWFTGRRWTRMQWAYVVAVPLLGWLILPFYFIRSGAYQNWPPIQTASEFGRFFVGVNSVGLWDELFFICICFALLRRHFPLWQANVLQATIFVSFLWELGYREWGPLLTIPFALLQGWIFTRTKSLTYVVIIHLLFDAVVFLAIVHAHDRSVFPFFVY is encoded by the coding sequence GTGCCGATCGCCGCGACCTCCACCGAGCCTGCCACGTCGCAGGCCCCGTCGGCGCTGAAGCTCCTGCCCGCCGCCGGCGTGGCGGCCTCGGCCTTCCTCCTCTTCGGGCTCATGGTCGGCTGGCCGGGGCACGTGGTGCTGCTGGCCAGCCTGGTCACCGCATACCTCGTCGACCGGGAGCTCTTCAAGGACCTGCTGCTCATCGGCGTCGGCATCGCGATCGTCTCCACCACGTCGGTCGAGGCCGACATCAGCTGGCCCAACTTCTTCCTGCTCGGCGTCGTGCTGGGGGGTGCCGTGCTGGTGCCGGTGGCGATCGACCGGCTCGTCTACCGGCGGCGGGCCATCCGCTTCCCCTGGTTCACCGGGCGGCGCTGGACCCGGATGCAGTGGGCCTACGTCGTCGCGGTGCCCCTGCTGGGCTGGCTCATCCTGCCGTTCTACTTCATCCGCTCCGGCGCCTACCAGAACTGGCCGCCGATCCAGACCGCCAGCGAGTTCGGCCGGTTCTTCGTCGGGGTCAACTCCGTCGGGCTGTGGGACGAGCTCTTCTTCATCTGCATCTGCTTCGCCCTGCTGCGCCGGCACTTCCCGCTCTGGCAGGCCAACGTCCTGCAGGCCACGATCTTCGTGTCCTTCCTGTGGGAGCTCGGCTACCGCGAGTGGGGGCCTCTGCTGACGATCCCGTTCGCGCTGCTGCAGGGGTGGATCTTCACCCGGACCAAGTCGCTGACGTACGTCGTGATCATCCACCTGCTCTTCGACGCGGTGGTCTTCCTCGCGATCGTGCACGCCCACGACCGCAGCGTCTTCCCGTTCTTCGTCTACTGA